A segment of the Candoia aspera isolate rCanAsp1 chromosome 8, rCanAsp1.hap2, whole genome shotgun sequence genome:
GGTGGGAGCCTGTGGATGGTTCTGTTGGATGCATCCAAGGAGAATGGCTGAAGCACCAGGTTtttctttttatggttttattgttgttgtgagctacccagagttgtgtttttaagatgagtggctataatcttttaaataaataaatgaatgaataaaatgaataacaaTTACCACTTGTATCAGTTTTCATACTCAGCTGTGATGAAAAGTGATTATAACAATGTTGGTCCACAAAGAAACATAAAATCCAAATTCCAAAGGAGAACAATATTTTTATCAGGGCCAACCAAAAGAACATAAAGGAGTTTATAATTGTTAGGGTGTCCAGAATGCAGCCTACTCCAGACAAGAATTTTTTACCATCTACAAAAAGATCTCACATTCCAAGGGTTTACCCTTATCTTTCGCTTACACagactgtcacagggaataccactgcttgcacgattctgatatCACTGTTCAGTATGACAGGTGCAGTTCCTATCATCCCTTACCACTGGCTATGCTGACTAGGGATGATGGAAACTGTAGTTCAGTGAGATACAGAAGGCCATATCTTGCCTACCTCTGTTTAAGAGCAGTATGAGCAGCAAATCTGCACTTAGATTTTGAAATCATACTCTTAATTTTTCCGTTAAGAGTGAAAAGTTGGAGAACTGAATAGGGAATACAAGACcaggaaagaaatacattttctctGAAGCAGTGGAAATAAAGAGattgaaagaaatgtaaaatctaCAGGAAGAGGACAAGATTGGTTTCTTACATTTATGATAATATGAATAATATGTTCACTGAAGTGATACAAAAAGGCTGTGATTGAAACAGCCACACCAAATCTTTTCTTTATGCAAGGACAGCAACATCTCTTAGAAAGATGTGCCTATTTTCCTTAGGTATTGTGTGAAACTATGTAAGATGCAGATAGTTTGACAAGGACAATTTAATGAATCAAACAGCTGCAATAATACAGTCCTGTCTGGTCTGATACAACTACATGCTCAGCAGCAGAGAAACCAAATTGAGAAGTAGCAACGTAACTCTAGAAACTGACCACAAAACAAAGGCAACAGGAAGGTCTACAGATGCTCTGAGGAACTCAGATTTCTTGGCACAGGCATAAGAACATTAAATAACAACAAGCAACATTCAGAAAGACAGAAACTCTGATGCTAATTCCAAGCCTATCAAACTAATGTCATTGTTTCCTATAAAGAGTAATGTATTATCTGTGTATTTAAGTATCTGTAcgatttattttttcccctgagaTTAAGGAGAAATATAGGAAGATTGTAAGAATATCTGGGGTCTTTGTCCAATCCTGTTCTCTCCCCTGTCTTCCTGCTCTCTAACCTCAGATTTTGGTTCCACTATTGCTAGAGGAGACAACCCTGGGCTTCAGAGGAATTCTTCCCTATGACTTTTACTTGTTTCATAACTAGATAGTCTGTATGGCTGTATGTTTGCCAGAGAAAAGTGGAAATATTCTATTTTGGTCAACAATTTGATCAAGTTCAATAAATGTAGATTAGCTCTGTGAGATAATCTAAAAATCAGTACTGTTAAAAAGATCGACAGTGTCAGTTGAAGTGGCAAATATTGACTTCAGATGTTGCCTCTGTCTTACTTGTCTGTTGTCCAGCTATCCACTGCTACTGAAGCTGTCTGAGCTAACAGTATGAGGCAAAGGGTTGAGCAATACAACTGCAGAAATACAGTTTTGACATGGTATCACTGAATACTTCCTATCCTCTATCCTACTTCAGTTTCTCTTAGTTCAGACTCCTAGAATAGAGACTGACCATAAATACAGCCAAATATGTATCTATGTCTGTTTTGTTCTAACTTTATTCCCTTCTTATAAAACTGAGTGGGCTGATTATGTAACGTTCTAAGAACTGCCCAAAAATTTGcaggaagaaaggagaggaagaaaattGTAACCTGTCAGTTATTAGAGCCAATCCCTCATGTCTATTTCTATTTTGCAAATAGTTTTGAAAGCGTCACATATTTGTACATTCCCAGGAAGCATAATATGGATAAATCAGAAACACAGTTAAGGATGCAAATGTATCTAATATCTAGGGAAACAAGAAAATCTGCAAAATTCCTTTGTAGAATATGACATAGCTGCAAAATTTAGCTTTAAGCAActcagcttttattttaaaaataaataattttcataatTTTCCGGGCTGCAAAGATAGTATTTGAAATTGTGAAGGCAATGTCTGGTGAAATCAAATAAGTTTGCAAGGGTTGGAAGGAAAGGACCTCATATTTCCTAGTAGTGCTTTGTCTCTGCTTGTAGTAACAGCGGGGACAGAATAAATTTGAAGAAAATAGTTTTACAACTTTCTTCAGCctatttacctttaccttagagctCAAACcatgggaaaaaatacagaacattTGAAATTCTTTGGTGTTTCTGCATTCATTTTAGGATAAATACTATTTTACCTCTGAACCCTCATTACTACAAGTGAGCAGAGAAAGTATGGCTGCAAGAGTGCATCCCAAAGTGCCCCTCCTTGAAATGATAAAGCAGCTGCATTCTCCAGAATGCTTTCAGCAGCTGTTTCAAGGACCTTCCCAGGGTATCTCTGCATGCAGGTTCCTGCACAACTACTTGGCTTCATCAGTAGCCACCAAAAATATTTGTGCatgtgtacacatatacacacaaccTGCCTCAGCACTTCAAAGATGGGTGCTTCATTTGCACCAGCATGCTCTGTAAACTAGCTGTATGTGAAGCCCTATCTGATAGTGAAACAAGAACTCTGGCAATAGCCTGAATCTATAACACTATTCAATTGGTAAATACATATGCCTGAAATATATGGTCCATGCAGTCAAACACAGCACGCATCTGTAACTGAGGTGAAGTAAAAATCTTCCAATCAAATGGAAGCACAGTTATGTCACCACAATGTGAATGTTATTCTGGAAAAGTTTGATTTATTATACATAGTCATTGTTTAGTTATTTAGGTGACTAATTGTTACCAAGCTATTTGAAtagattctattctattcaaaTCAAAGACCCTAAACACTGCCTCAAGCTGTTGGAAAAGTCTAACATAAAATGCTATAAATCTGCAACATTTCATGCACTGTATACGGTAATGAGACACTACATTTAAGGCTGTTGAAAATTAATGTTGTTAATTTAAAATCTTACCGTGGAGAATTGAATCCACTATCAACTGTGATGCTACTGCTGTCCATGCTGTCCAGCCTCGCTGAATGTGTGGCTCTCTGGCTGTTGCTGTTTTCAGTTTCCTTTGGAGCAAGGAGAGTGAGATTCTTTTCAAACTTCCTTTGCaagtctctttccttctctcgcTCAAGAAGCCACTGCATAGTGCCCACATCATCCCgattcttctcttcctctgtgtTCTTATTGGTCCCTTCCTCAGAGTCATCATCATCAGAGACATTGTAATAATCAAAGGCTGCTTCTTGGTTCCCAGCTGTCTCTTGCTGTCTCTGTGAAATCGGTATGACTTGTGTGACTGAGGTGACCATAGCTTGTTCGAGTTTATCACATCTGCTTGGCAATGTTTCAGAAGGTGCCTTTTGATGAGGTTTTAAGAGTGGCACATTAGGTTTGTGAAAACTGTTGACAGACAGAGTACTGTGGAGAGGCTTAAAAAGTGTGTCTTTACTAAATATTTCTTTCCTCTTATCAAGGCTACTGGTCTCTGTACTGTGATGTTGAGCTAGTCGGCCATTTGTAATTACTTCAGCTGTCTGACTTGCAGCAATTGGCCCACTACTGTTGCTTGGCCCTTTAGGCGACTCCTCTCTGTGGACTCCTGGATCTCTAGCTAAGTGCTGTGACTGTCTTTCTGAGGGAGAGACTTTTTTCATACTATCTGTCAAAGTCACTGGGtcattttcatctttattttttcctaaagGTGAAGGAGCTGTGAGAACAGTTTCACTAGAAGTATTACACTGAAAATAATCATCAATGGCTGATTTTGTTGTACAAGAGTTGAGCTCATTATAAGGTGGTATGTTCTCGGTTGGTTTGCTTTGTTCCAACAAGGTACAGGAAGTAGGAGTTTCTGCACTGCCAGCAGTCTTTTCAGGTTTAATTACCTCTTTGTAGTTTACAGATGACATAATAGCCCTTTGATGACTAAGTGATTGTGAAGGCCTTAAGGTGCTATCATCTATATATGTCTGACTGGTTGTTTGGTCATCTTGGCTACAAGCTTCAGCTATGTCTTCAGGAGTACCTAATGAAACAGCACCCAGAGGTCCTTTTGAGTTATCCATTGATCGAGATCTTTCCTTGGCTTTATTAGACCTCTCATTTCTTGATCTCCGGTCCTGTGTGTGGCTGTGGCTTCGATGGACCTTAGAATGGGAGCTTCCTCTTGAAGGTTCAGGAAAAGGCATTTCTGTTCTCCTTTTGGCCAGTTCACCAGATACATCCCATTCAGGTGTCATAGGAAAATGAGACTCAAGAACATTAGGACTGCTGTGCATGATAAAGTTGTCCCTTTTGTGTTCTATTATGTAGCAGCCTTCCCTTGGGGACCTCATGAGAGGATCATAGAAATCATATTCCCTTTCACCTGGCACTTCCAAATGAGAACCCTCTGAAGGATCTCCTTTAGAGACTCGAGTTTTGCTGTGTGACCGAGATTTTCCATGAGATTTTCTATGACTTCTACTCTTTTTGCTTCTCCCGCTATGGTGAGCTGATGATCCAGCCTTGCTCCTTTGAGCTTTTTCTTCTTCAAGCTTCTTCATTAGTGCAGTGTGCCTCATGACATTTTCCACAGTCAGATCAGGATTGATACGCCTAATAATTTCCATTTCTACCTCCCGAGGTATAGTGGTAGGAGTATCTTCATCCCGTAAAGGCCATTCCTCAGGAGGAAATTGGGCAGAAAAATTGGCCAGCTGTTTTGTCTTATCTTTTTTGAAACTCAGTCGAAACAATTTTAACCCAAACTTTTTAGACTGCTTTTCTCCATCTTTAGGCTTTGAAAGCGTCTCCGTTTTGTAAGAAAAATTTACAGTACTTTTACTTTTTTCAGTGGGTGGCATCTGGCAAAGAGAGGGGGG
Coding sequences within it:
- the STOX2 gene encoding storkhead-box protein 2 → MSPISQSQFIPLGEILCLAISSMNSARKQVTQEALMEHLTTCFPGVPTPSPEILRHTLNMLVRERKIYPTPDGYFIVTPQTYFITPSLIRTNSKWYHLDERIPDRSQCTSPQQGTITPSTSGCVRDRTLPKNHCDSCHCCREDMHSMHASTLQRKSTKDCKDSYCPPSLCQMPPTEKSKSTVNFSYKTETLSKPKDGEKQSKKFGLKLFRLSFKKDKTKQLANFSAQFPPEEWPLRDEDTPTTIPREVEMEIIRRINPDLTVENVMRHTALMKKLEEEKAQRSKAGSSAHHSGRSKKSRSHRKSHGKSRSHSKTRVSKGDPSEGSHLEVPGEREYDFYDPLMRSPREGCYIIEHKRDNFIMHSSPNVLESHFPMTPEWDVSGELAKRRTEMPFPEPSRGSSHSKVHRSHSHTQDRRSRNERSNKAKERSRSMDNSKGPLGAVSLGTPEDIAEACSQDDQTTSQTYIDDSTLRPSQSLSHQRAIMSSVNYKEVIKPEKTAGSAETPTSCTLLEQSKPTENIPPYNELNSCTTKSAIDDYFQCNTSSETVLTAPSPLGKNKDENDPVTLTDSMKKVSPSERQSQHLARDPGVHREESPKGPSNSSGPIAASQTAEVITNGRLAQHHSTETSSLDKRKEIFSKDTLFKPLHSTLSVNSFHKPNVPLLKPHQKAPSETLPSRCDKLEQAMVTSVTQVIPISQRQQETAGNQEAAFDYYNVSDDDDSEEGTNKNTEEEKNRDDVGTMQWLLEREKERDLQRKFEKNLTLLAPKETENSNSQRATHSARLDSMDSSSITVDSGFNSPRTRESLASNTSSIVESNRRQNPALSPAHGGVGPVFSFRATADPPASETEKLQKPANCLQASVTSV